Proteins encoded by one window of Tepidibacillus fermentans:
- the ndk gene encoding nucleoside-diphosphate kinase — translation MERTFLMVKPDGVQRSLIGEIVSRFEKKGFTLVGAKLMQIDSTLAEKHYQEHIGKPFFQELVDFITSGPVFAMVWEGKNVISVARNMMGKTNPAEAQTGTVRGDYGLSVGMNIIHGSDSPESAAREIKLFFTEEELLTYDKVINRWI, via the coding sequence ATGGAAAGAACATTTTTAATGGTTAAACCTGATGGAGTGCAACGTTCTTTAATTGGAGAAATCGTTTCTCGTTTTGAGAAAAAAGGATTTACCCTCGTAGGTGCAAAGCTTATGCAAATAGACTCTACCCTAGCAGAAAAACATTATCAAGAACATATTGGTAAACCATTCTTCCAAGAGTTAGTGGACTTTATCACATCAGGACCAGTATTTGCAATGGTTTGGGAAGGGAAGAACGTGATCTCTGTAGCCCGAAATATGATGGGAAAAACGAACCCAGCGGAGGCCCAAACTGGTACGGTACGTGGAGATTATGGTTTATCGGTAGGGATGAATATTATTCATGGTTCAGATTCTCCAGAAAGCGCAGCTAGAGAGATTAAGCTTTTCTTTACAGAAGAGGAATTACTTACATATGACAAAGTCATTAACCGTTGGATCTAG
- a CDS encoding CheR family methyltransferase encodes MTTLDQDYQLFVSNIRKKTGIDLNLYKEQQMKRRLNSLRIKRGFPNFLEYFKAIEKDGTLYLELLDRITINVSEFFRNRPRWKVLEDKILPQLLQTKKLKAWSAACSTGEEPYTLAMIIQQKYPMTHLDLLASDIDEGALKKAKEGIYHERSIQEVPKEYIHSYFTVKNGLFHISDKIKNKVKFKKHNLLADPFDKQYDLIICRNVMIYFTEEAKNHLYQKFSQALRPGGILFVGSTEQIFNPTQYQIEPVETFFYRKM; translated from the coding sequence ATGACAACTTTAGATCAAGATTATCAATTATTCGTTAGTAATATCCGCAAGAAAACAGGGATCGACTTGAATCTATATAAAGAACAACAGATGAAAAGAAGGCTTAATTCTTTAAGAATCAAGAGAGGATTTCCCAATTTCCTTGAATATTTTAAAGCAATTGAAAAAGATGGAACACTATATCTCGAATTATTAGATCGAATTACGATTAACGTTTCCGAATTTTTTCGAAATCGACCCCGATGGAAAGTCCTCGAAGATAAAATCCTTCCCCAATTGCTGCAAACAAAGAAATTGAAAGCTTGGAGTGCGGCATGTTCTACCGGAGAAGAGCCTTATACATTAGCTATGATCATTCAACAAAAATATCCGATGACTCACCTTGATTTGTTAGCTTCTGATATTGACGAGGGAGCATTAAAAAAAGCGAAAGAAGGAATCTACCATGAAAGATCCATTCAAGAAGTTCCTAAAGAATATATTCATTCGTATTTTACGGTAAAAAATGGACTTTTTCATATCTCTGATAAAATTAAAAACAAAGTAAAGTTTAAGAAACATAATCTTTTAGCTGATCCATTTGATAAACAATACGATTTGATTATTTGCAGAAATGTCATGATTTATTTTACTGAAGAAGCTAAAAATCACCTTTATCAAAAGTTTAGTCAGGCACTGCGACCAGGTGGGATTTTATTTGTTGGTAGTACGGAACAAATCTTTAATCCAACTCAGTATCAAATAGAACCAGTTGAAACATTTTTTTATCGTAAAATGTAA
- the aroC gene encoding chorismate synthase: MRFLTAGESHGPQLTAVIEGIPSEFPISISKINESLAKRQGGYGRGKRMQIEKDQVEILSGVRFGKTTGAPITLVIKNKDYVHWQKIMSVDGQNVDNSRRVSRPRPGHADLNGGLKYQVRDLRDILERSSARETAIRVAIGALAKQLLSPFGIQTYSHVINIGGIESASFTQSNPKSLETWIQQVEASEVRCADIQKTEQMKQKIDQAKAQGDTVGGIVEVIVFGLPIGLGSHVQWDRKLDGRLGQAILSIQAFKGVEIGMGFEVADHYGSEVHDEILWDQEKGYHRATNRAGGIEGGMTNGEPLIVRGAMKPIPTLYKPLRSVDIDSKQSFEASIERSDACAVPAASIVAEHVVAWEIANAFFEKFSGDSYVEIEQQVKNYLHLVENY; this comes from the coding sequence ATGAGATTTTTAACCGCAGGGGAATCACATGGGCCTCAATTGACAGCGGTTATTGAGGGCATCCCCAGTGAGTTTCCAATATCCATTTCGAAGATCAATGAGAGTTTAGCAAAAAGACAAGGTGGTTATGGAAGAGGCAAACGTATGCAAATTGAAAAAGATCAGGTTGAAATTCTAAGTGGCGTACGTTTTGGCAAAACAACGGGTGCACCGATTACATTGGTGATTAAAAATAAAGATTACGTTCACTGGCAAAAAATCATGAGCGTAGATGGCCAAAATGTAGACAATTCTAGAAGGGTTTCACGGCCTCGGCCAGGACATGCTGATTTAAATGGTGGTCTGAAGTATCAAGTAAGAGATTTAAGAGATATTTTAGAGCGTTCAAGTGCTAGAGAAACGGCAATACGTGTAGCAATAGGTGCATTAGCTAAGCAACTCTTAAGTCCTTTTGGAATTCAAACATATAGCCATGTCATTAATATCGGTGGAATTGAATCTGCATCCTTTACACAGAGTAACCCAAAAAGTTTGGAAACATGGATCCAACAAGTAGAGGCCTCAGAGGTACGTTGTGCCGATATACAGAAGACAGAGCAAATGAAACAAAAGATTGATCAAGCCAAGGCTCAAGGAGATACAGTAGGTGGTATTGTCGAAGTGATTGTTTTTGGTTTGCCTATAGGATTAGGGAGTCATGTACAATGGGATCGCAAATTAGATGGTAGACTTGGACAAGCGATTCTAAGCATTCAGGCTTTTAAAGGGGTAGAAATAGGAATGGGCTTTGAGGTAGCTGATCATTACGGATCCGAAGTTCACGATGAGATTCTTTGGGATCAAGAGAAGGGATATCATCGAGCTACGAATCGCGCAGGAGGTATTGAAGGTGGGATGACAAACGGAGAACCTCTGATCGTTAGAGGGGCGATGAAACCAATCCCTACTCTATATAAACCTTTAAGAAGTGTGGATATCGATTCGAAACAATCATTTGAGGCAAGTATTGAACGTTCAGATGCTTGTGCTGTTCCTGCTGCAAGTATTGTTGCAGAGCATGTGGTGGCATGGGAGATTGCCAACGCTTTTTTTGAAAAGTTTTCGGGTGATTCTTATGTTGAGATTGAACAACAAGTAAAAAATTATCTGCATTTAGTGGAGAATTATTAA